The DNA sequence TAATCATAATACGGCCTTCTGCAGCAATTTCTTCACCAAGTTGAGTAGCACGATCCAAAAAATGTGCTGGAATATCACTCCCTGCACCTCCCATGACGCCAATTATGAGTGGCATCGGATCTTCACTCACAGGCTTTATGGACTGTTTCCGTTTCATAGACCTTTCCTATGCTCCAATTATTTGCAGGGACACTACAGGTAGCCACAATAAAATCCACCGCTTCTTGCTGTCCTGTCACTGGATGCACAACGCCTGCCTTATCTTCATGTAAGTCGAGAAAATATCGTAAGAATCTTTACCACACTGGTATAATAATTAATGCATGTTCCAGCCATCATTCGGTTTGCAAAGACTGCTATACCTAAAGTTATCGTACTGAAAAGTTATGATAGTCATAGCGCACATACATAAATCAAGCCATTTTGTACGTTTCGGGCCATAGAGATCTCTGCTTTGACTGCCACGTCTCATGATTTGCTAGTCAAGACCCCGGGAAACGGGCGCTCTCAATTTGAAGTACCCGTTTCCCGGTTGACCGATCATTCGGTCATCGGTGATTGGTCCATACGCGTGGATCAACGAATGATCGAATGCTGGCGCGTCGATGCACCGCGTAAATACTTGTCCGGATTCCGTTTCACCGCGGCGACGCATCCCTCACAGCAAACGAAGATCGACTGACCTCCGACGGTCACGCGAATTGGCTTGCCCATCGAACCCAGCGGCTCCTGAGTCACTGGACAGGTTCGTTGCCTCAACGCGGCGACCTGGTCAGTTGCAGAGAGTTGAGCAATCCCTTCCATGCCGGCCGGGATCGACGGAGCTTGCACAGCGTTGGGCATCGCTGGTCGAATCTCTCCAGTGCCGAACGATGGAATGGGCGGGAACGCCGGTTGCCGGCTCCTGCTGTCGCTGTAAGGAGATCTCGAATCAAAGAAGGGACTCGTTGATGGTGGGACCGTTTGGCGGGGAAATCTGCTTTGAGACAGTGGGACAGAGTAGTTCCCACGGAAGCCAGAAGGTGCAGGGGCGTAGTGACCACTCGAATTTTGGTATCCGCAAATCCCATTTGAGCATCCGCCCGCGGTGGAGTAGCTGTGAGGGTAGTTGAAATTGCTTGAGTAAATGCCATTGGTGCTGCAACCGCACCCCCGCGATGGATAGGTCGAGAATCCATCGTTGGCTGAAGAAGGGACGGCCGTGGCAACGAGTGCCGCTACGGATGCAAGGGTCGTCAGGATTTTGCAGGTCATTGTTCACTCCCAAGTAATCGGAACAGATGTAGAGAAGACGTCCAGTCGTTCATCACGGAGCGTCAATGGACCGCGTTGTCAGTATACGATGCACGCCGCGTGCCAAACGTCATCTCAGCACTGCTTTTCTCCGCTTGAAAATCCCGATCGTCCGTAAATACATAGCTCACAGAGCGGTTTCTGCATCTGTGCCAGAACAACAGAGCCCGCTGTTTTGTTGTCGTCGAATCGACAACTTTTGACATCAATTCGATCTGCCAGGACTGTGATTGAAAAATCGACCAGAACTATAAATCTCAATTCCAGGAGAGGATTATCTTCTACCCAGGACTTTCTTTGAGGATCTCAGGATGCACTTGACTCCTGTATTGGTATCACACCGCTGATGAGTATGTTACGACACATGCGCGACACGGGGAGTCAGCGGCCGGTCACGCTGCTGTTTGCCAACAAGACCGAATCCGACATTGTTTTCCACGATGAATTGGCCAAGATGCAGGCCGCCCAACAACCGCCACTGCGCGTGGTGCATATCATTTCCCGCCCGGATGAGTCATGCACCAAGGAACGAGGCCACATCGACGTTGAAAAACTGGACCGTTGGCTCGGCGATGATTTAACGGGGAAAGGCTACTATATCTGCGGCCCGGCGTCGTTGACGAAACAAGTTGCCAAGGCACTGCGTCAATGCAAGGTTCCGCAGGATCGTATGCACGCCGAATCGTTTTCGCTGCTGGAGGACACCGCCCCGGTGACTTGGCGCAGCGTCCAGCGGAGTTGGGCGACGGTCGTTATGGTGTGTGTCACACTGGTTCTAGTTGTGGTGGCCGCCGTGATGCGTGCCGACGGGACGACTTCGCCTGACGATCACGGTGAACATTCCCCCGCCAAATCCGCGCACAGTCACTCGAATCATGAGTAGCGTTTTTTTTGGGTGGGGGGAACCGATTCTGGAACAGAATTCACAATTCTGTGAAGAAACACCCTTTGTTCTGCATCTAATTACGAAGGTTAAGTAACTTCGATCTGTTCGACGCGCGAATGAG is a window from the Gimesia benthica genome containing:
- a CDS encoding SLOG cluster 4 domain-containing protein; the protein is MKRKQSIKPVSEDPMPLIIGVMGGAGSDIPAHFLDRATQLGEEIAAEGRIMITGACPGLPLAATQGAFKKGGPLSVFLPPLVLMSMLINMVLQHSPTTC
- a CDS encoding ferredoxin--NADP reductase — translated: MMSMLRHMRDTGSQRPVTLLFANKTESDIVFHDELAKMQAAQQPPLRVVHIISRPDESCTKERGHIDVEKLDRWLGDDLTGKGYYICGPASLTKQVAKALRQCKVPQDRMHAESFSLLEDTAPVTWRSVQRSWATVVMVCVTLVLVVVAAVMRADGTTSPDDHGEHSPAKSAHSHSNHE